One segment of Erigeron canadensis isolate Cc75 chromosome 2, C_canadensis_v1, whole genome shotgun sequence DNA contains the following:
- the LOC122589142 gene encoding myb family transcription factor MPH1-like: MKRGEGFNHEQDNTSKKNKKFPDLEEAAEDDDDELEPMEHDSSSTSRPGNGATSSNSTVEESDKKTNSASGSVRPYVRSKNPRLRWTPELHLRFIHAVDKLGGQERATPKLVLQLMNIKGLSISHVKSHLQMYRSKKIDDSNQEQGLAYEGDDHHIYTLSQLPMLQSVTQKSITNFRYSDGLWSRQMNQAGYNPLIYALSHNGVYGSRPERLILERNKNNSNLKCFDVNKTDGSQLRLFENHDALLSRENQIRSNRQLDFINKDDIINDQDKTVLKRKAINQQEPQSFDLDLNLSLQIKAREDDNTRNAEANENSLTLSLASPISRKNPNNLRRSSKHAKTMGGSSSTTLDLTL; this comes from the exons ATGAAGAGAGGTGAGGGATTCAATCATGAACAAGATAATACctccaagaaaaataaaaaatttccgGACCTAGAAGAAGCAgcagaagatgatgatgacgaaCTTGAACCTATGGAACATGATTCCTCTAGTACAAGTAGACCCGGAAATGGAGCTACCTCAAGCAATAGTACGGTTGAAGAGAGTGACAAGAAGACTAACTCAGCCTCGGGTTCTGTACGACCCTACGTTCGTTCAAAGAACCCTAGGCTACGCTGGACACCTGAACTCCATCTCCGATTTATTCATGCAGTCGATAAACTTGGAGGCCAGGAAA GAGCAACACCCAAGTTAGTTCTTCAACTGATGAACATCAAAGGCCTTAGCATCTCTCATGTCAAAAGCCATCTTCAA ATGTATAGAAGCAAGAAGATTGATGATTCAAATCAAG AACAAGGGCTTGCTTATGAAGGTGATGATCATCATATTTACACCCTTAGCCAACTTCCCATGCTCCAAAGTGTTACTCAAAAGTCAATTACCAATTTTAG ATATTCAGATGGATTATGGAGTCGTCAAATGAATCAAGCTGGTTATAACCCTTTAATCTATGCACTTAGCCATAATGGTGTTTATGGTTCAAGACCAGAGAGACTAATCTTGGAAAGGAACAAAAACAATTCTAATTTGAAATGTTTTGATGTCAATAAAACCGATGGATCCCAATTAAGATTATTCGAAAACCATGATGCATTATTGTCAAGAGAAAACCAAATCCGAAGCAATAGGCAATTggattttataaataaagacgACATAATCAATGATCAAGACAAAACGGTATTGAAAAGAAAGGCAATCAATCAACAAGAGCCGCAAAGTTTTGATCTTGACCTGAATCTTTCGTTGCAAATCAAGGCCCGAGAAGATGATAATACAAGAAATGCTGAGGCCAATGAGAACAGCTTAACGCTGTCATTGGCTTCACCGATTTCAAGGAAAAATCCTAATAATTTAAGAAGATCATCAAAACATGCAAAAACAATGGGAGGCAGTAGTAGTACAACCCTGGATCTGACTttgtga
- the LOC122589143 gene encoding pentatricopeptide repeat-containing protein At2g40240, mitochondrial: MKIMFIIRKTLKIKPSSLFRLISTATLPEPPTSAAYDELINTAGRNHDFATVSHLLNQRYEKGFFATNNTFKFISTDISILNDVLKTVSDLEKLHCRKTSYTSLISTLCKIRRVDDALTTSNAALDGDKSNADAATFHPIISLLTRGKDFDGAWRVIGLMKEKNVARDVTCYNYFLTAYSISKDLKSNIDVLKRMAEEGLKADARTYDALVIGACKIGKVDGGILILKKMLDDGVEAMYATYAHIIGSLVKLERFSDGVKFVIDQGGTDKKLDVHNFGLLATRLIGAKKVDEAKNVVEEMVKRDLELDDNLRKFYDENVKV; the protein is encoded by the coding sequence ATGAAAATCATGTTCATTATACGCAAAACCCTTAAAATAAAGCCGTCGTCTCTCTTCCGCTTAATCTCTACCGCCACTCTCCCGGAACCACCAACCTCCGCCGCCTACGACGAACTAATAAACACTGCCGGCCGGAACCATGATTTTGCCACCGTCAGCCACCTCTTAAACCAACGTTACGAAAAAGGGTTTTTCGCAACAAACAATACATTTAAATTCATTTCTACagatatatctatacttaatgATGTATTAAAAACAGTATCAGATCTTGAGAAACTACACTGTCGGAAAACCTCGTACACTTCCTTAATTTCTACACTATGCAAAATAAGGCGCGTGGATGACGCGCTGACCACGTCGAACGCAGCACTCGACGGAGATAAGTCCAACGCCGACGCCGCTACTTTCCATCCCATCATCAGCTTACTCACGCGGGGGAAAGATTTTGACGGCGCGTGGCGCGTAATTGGGCTAATGAAAGAGAAAAACGTGGCGCGTGACGTCACGTGTTACAATTACTTTTTGACGGCGTATTCTATATCGAAAGATCTGAAGTCAAACATCGATGTTTTGAAGAGGATGGCTGAAGAAGGGCTGAAGGCGGATGCGCGTACCTACGACGCGCTGGTGATTGGCGCGTGTAAGATTGGGAAAGTGGATGGGGGGATTTTGATATTGAAGAAGATGTTGGATGATGGAGTTGAAGCAATGTATGCAACATATGCACATATTATAGGGAGTTTAGTGAAATTAGAGCGGTTTTCGGATGGTGTGAAGTTTGTGATTGATCAAGGGGGTACGGATAAGAAATTGGATGTGCATAATTTTGGATTGTTGGCTACTAGGTTAATTGGTGCTAAAAAAGTTGATGAAGCAAAAAATGTAGTAGAAGAAATGGTCAAAAGGGATTTGGAATTGGATGATAATTTGAGAAAATTTTATGATGAAAATGTTAAGGTTTGA